In Fluviispira sanaruensis, a genomic segment contains:
- a CDS encoding MFS transporter, translating into MSQNIESVRKKILLSVFLIIFIDLLGFGMFIPIMPQIARTFHASDSQITLLSTWFSLATVLSVVFIGHLSDRYGRRKVLISTVAISSIAQLLTGFSTSYLLLVGARVLAGFASGNLSAAQACIADITEKKERAKFMVIIGLAFGGGFSFGPAIGTLVIFLCDTLQIFANSHFKAIGIAACALNCLNLILLLKLQPETHPNFAKNNIRNLFAMIHKSSAQKEPAIEQVLTIKQNLKIYAQNRPFIGVMVCMLLQIFAFAGVETLLPILLNDAYHFKETMIYKSYIFIGIITLLGNAFLARFVLKRFGEIVTLQFGQLSLTLGIILIPILAPNPYVLFMALTFLCIGTSISNPSINALVSRLSPTSSQGFAFGLSQSIGAFSRIIGPAFMGIAYESGFFIPALKGEKSLYISAFILFTGIIVSFEALRKIRRSFILPKENKV; encoded by the coding sequence ATGTCACAAAATATTGAATCCGTTCGAAAGAAAATATTGCTTTCTGTTTTCTTAATTATTTTTATCGATCTGCTCGGATTTGGTATGTTCATTCCAATCATGCCGCAAATTGCGCGCACTTTTCATGCATCCGACTCACAGATAACATTGCTTTCCACTTGGTTTTCTTTGGCGACAGTTCTTTCTGTTGTTTTTATTGGTCATCTTTCGGATCGCTATGGTCGGAGAAAAGTTCTTATCTCTACAGTAGCTATCTCATCTATTGCTCAATTGCTCACTGGTTTTTCCACTTCATACCTCCTATTGGTCGGAGCAAGGGTTTTAGCAGGTTTCGCCAGTGGTAATTTGTCTGCAGCCCAAGCATGTATCGCGGACATCACAGAGAAAAAGGAAAGAGCTAAGTTCATGGTCATTATTGGTTTGGCTTTCGGCGGCGGATTTTCTTTTGGACCGGCTATAGGTACACTTGTAATTTTTTTGTGCGATACACTCCAGATTTTTGCCAACAGTCACTTTAAGGCGATTGGAATCGCAGCGTGTGCTTTAAATTGTCTCAATTTGATTTTACTTCTGAAACTTCAACCTGAAACTCACCCAAACTTTGCTAAAAATAACATTCGCAACCTTTTTGCAATGATTCATAAATCTTCTGCCCAAAAAGAACCCGCAATTGAACAAGTTCTCACAATTAAGCAAAACTTAAAAATTTATGCGCAAAATCGACCTTTTATAGGAGTTATGGTTTGTATGTTGTTACAAATATTTGCCTTTGCGGGTGTGGAAACACTTCTCCCTATACTTTTAAATGATGCTTATCATTTTAAAGAAACAATGATTTATAAAAGTTACATATTCATTGGTATTATTACATTGTTAGGCAATGCATTTTTAGCACGCTTTGTACTCAAACGATTTGGGGAAATTGTTACTTTACAATTTGGCCAACTCAGTCTGACACTTGGCATCATATTGATACCTATCCTAGCTCCCAACCCTTATGTTCTCTTTATGGCCCTCACTTTTTTATGTATTGGCACAAGCATCTCTAATCCCTCAATAAATGCTCTCGTAAGCCGTCTTTCACCCACTTCTTCACAGGGATTTGCCTTTGGTTTATCACAATCTATAGGTGCATTTTCAAGAATTATTGGACCGGCATTTATGGGCATTGCCTATGAGAGTGGTTTTTTTATTCCCGCATTAAAAGGTGAAAAATCTCTTTACATCTCTGCCTTTATTCTTTTTACTGGAATCATTGTGAGTTTTGAAGCTCTCCGTAAAATTCGCCGATCATTCATTTTACCTAAAGAAAACAAGGTATAA
- a CDS encoding YceD family protein encodes MKKSIAINIAKIGQNLNITFGRPPSNNLNSIHFNDILTEWTQEFLKSTSLTTLEEQCANIKAQLKISKEHNMYRVEGEIEFSPLLECVRSLTLFREKITTQVNAFFVQDTSSAYKNSNISRYLNNSEPNDEVELSESDLETYSFSNNFIELDEFIIDSLYLALPELPLCREDCKGLCPSCGTELNEVQIEGQLIRPNHAQKCTYSSH; translated from the coding sequence ATGAAAAAATCCATTGCAATCAACATTGCAAAAATTGGACAAAATTTAAATATTACGTTTGGTAGACCTCCATCTAACAACCTAAATTCAATACATTTTAATGACATTTTAACTGAGTGGACCCAAGAGTTTCTTAAATCGACATCTTTGACAACTCTAGAAGAACAATGCGCAAATATCAAAGCACAACTGAAAATCTCAAAAGAACATAATATGTACAGGGTCGAAGGGGAAATTGAATTTTCCCCATTGCTTGAATGTGTTCGTTCCCTTACATTATTTAGAGAAAAAATCACGACTCAGGTCAATGCTTTTTTTGTCCAAGATACTTCTTCTGCATATAAAAATTCAAATATTTCTAGATACTTAAACAATTCTGAACCAAATGATGAAGTTGAATTATCGGAAAGCGATTTGGAAACATACTCTTTTAGTAATAATTTTATTGAGCTCGATGAGTTTATTATTGATTCTCTCTATTTAGCTCTTCCTGAACTTCCACTCTGCCGCGAAGACTGCAAAGGCCTATGCCCAAGCTGTGGTACAGAATTAAACGAAGTTCAGATAGAAGGCCAACTCATCCGTCCAAATCATGCGCAAAAGTGTACATATAGCAGTCACTAA
- a CDS encoding LysM peptidoglycan-binding domain-containing protein: protein MRVIQSSFLRTIVKLFVVTICLIKSFSLFSQELKFDEYKVQANDTLIHILKRHSLRPVFGPNGSLAETLELNPEKKKHNGDLIYIGEIIKLPNFDNWKNTKIIKEQKNVNEEYTNNDPTHKKPKSPPEGLAADTLKERKPEEQKKKRTVDKPAVQKPEQSTPIKTIPPPQKTKPVVETPTPQKTKPVVETPTPQKTKPVVETPTPQKTKPVVETPIPQKSNETQNTFIDKNNSTKVEKKEQSNFLSESRVPQKPETIPTTENKASVTPETQEKVNIIVQSDSQADNNLSPFITYKDNFSEMPSFEFFKESLKYCITVPACKIGFQEPDLKCCKKPKPLFYANPPDSF, encoded by the coding sequence ATGAGGGTTATTCAGTCTTCCTTCTTGAGAACAATAGTCAAACTATTTGTTGTAACGATTTGTTTAATTAAAAGTTTTTCACTGTTTTCTCAAGAACTCAAATTTGATGAATATAAAGTGCAAGCCAATGACACCCTCATTCACATCCTAAAGAGGCATTCTTTACGTCCTGTTTTCGGGCCAAATGGTTCACTTGCAGAAACGCTTGAGTTAAATCCTGAAAAAAAGAAGCACAATGGTGATTTAATATACATTGGAGAGATTATAAAGCTGCCCAATTTTGATAATTGGAAAAACACAAAGATCATAAAAGAGCAAAAAAATGTAAACGAAGAGTATACAAATAACGATCCAACTCATAAAAAACCAAAGAGTCCACCTGAGGGTCTTGCTGCAGACACTCTAAAAGAGAGAAAACCTGAAGAACAAAAAAAGAAAAGGACTGTTGACAAGCCTGCGGTGCAAAAACCAGAGCAATCAACACCAATAAAAACAATACCGCCTCCACAAAAAACAAAACCTGTGGTAGAAACACCAACTCCACAAAAAACAAAACCTGTGGTAGAAACACCAACTCCACAAAAAACAAAACCTGTGGTAGAAACACCAACTCCACAAAAAACAAAACCTGTGGTAGAAACACCAATTCCACAAAAAAGTAACGAAACACAAAACACCTTTATTGATAAAAATAATTCAACAAAAGTTGAAAAAAAAGAGCAAAGTAATTTTCTAAGTGAAAGCAGAGTTCCTCAAAAGCCAGAAACAATTCCTACTACTGAAAATAAAGCCTCCGTCACTCCTGAAACTCAAGAAAAAGTTAACATAATTGTACAAAGTGATAGTCAAGCAGATAATAATTTAAGTCCATTTATTACTTATAAAGATAATTTTTCTGAAATGCCAAGTTTTGAATTCTTTAAAGAATCTTTAAAATATTGCATCACGGTTCCTGCATGTAAAATTGGCTTTCAAGAGCCTGATTTAAAATGTTGCAAAAAACCTAAACCACTTTTTTATGCAAACCCTCCTGATTCTTTCTAA
- a CDS encoding MltA domain-containing protein, translated as MLQTKKISTLLFFILLIISCKTVQEKDKYYFKKEDWEDVPINEGENKKETLITSLENNIKWLSKKSNNSYFQLKDIKFTTESYLCSSKKLLESLQNSENILISLKNNFDIYKVYSNDNQDILYTGYYIPIAEASEKHSKIYQTPVYKTPQDLVSVYLQDFNPIYKGKILRGRVLKNQLIPYWTREEIVDKQVLSRKNLEIAWVKNKVDLFFIEIQGSGLLTYENGKKKYIHYSSQNGRDYSPIGALLFKEGHLEKSKITMQSIREWLERNPNEKSRVLNYNKSFVFFNLENDGPFGNINVKLTEERSIAADQSIFPAGTLTLLDFKMPPSLKAETNLQDLQPEQFRQLAFVQDTGGAIKGAQRIDVFWGEGSSAGEIAGVTQQNGNMFILVPKNVCNP; from the coding sequence ATGCTGCAAACCAAGAAAATATCCACACTTTTATTTTTTATTTTACTAATAATATCCTGTAAAACTGTTCAAGAAAAAGATAAATATTATTTTAAAAAAGAAGATTGGGAAGACGTTCCTATCAATGAAGGAGAAAATAAAAAAGAAACTCTCATCACTTCACTTGAAAATAATATAAAATGGCTTTCTAAAAAAAGTAACAACTCTTATTTTCAATTAAAAGATATTAAATTCACTACTGAAAGTTATTTATGCTCAAGCAAAAAGCTACTTGAGTCACTCCAAAATAGTGAAAATATACTTATCTCTCTAAAAAATAATTTTGATATCTATAAAGTTTATTCTAATGATAACCAAGATATTTTATACACTGGTTATTATATTCCAATTGCTGAAGCCTCAGAAAAGCATTCAAAAATATATCAAACGCCTGTGTATAAAACACCACAGGATTTAGTTTCAGTCTACTTGCAAGATTTTAACCCTATTTATAAAGGAAAAATATTAAGAGGGCGCGTTCTTAAAAATCAACTTATTCCCTATTGGACGAGAGAAGAAATTGTTGATAAGCAAGTTTTGTCACGAAAAAATCTAGAAATTGCATGGGTTAAAAACAAAGTTGATCTATTTTTTATAGAAATCCAAGGTTCAGGCTTATTGACGTACGAGAATGGCAAGAAAAAATACATTCATTATTCATCACAAAATGGAAGAGACTACAGCCCTATTGGGGCTTTATTATTTAAAGAAGGGCATTTAGAAAAATCTAAAATTACTATGCAGAGCATTCGAGAATGGCTTGAAAGAAATCCAAACGAAAAAAGCCGTGTGCTAAATTATAATAAATCTTTTGTCTTTTTTAATTTAGAAAATGATGGACCATTTGGCAATATCAATGTAAAACTCACAGAAGAAAGAAGCATAGCAGCTGATCAAAGCATTTTCCCTGCTGGTACTTTAACTTTGCTCGATTTTAAAATGCCACCATCATTAAAAGCGGAAACAAACTTACAAGATCTCCAACCAGAGCAATTTAGACAATTAGCATTTGTTCAAGATACCGGCGGAGCGATTAAAGGAGCTCAACGAATTGATGTCTTCTGGGGGGAAGGCAGCAGTGCAGGAGAAATTGCAGGAGTTACTCAACAAAATGGAAATATGTTTATTTTAGTACCGAAAAATGTATGCAATCCATAA